A part of Kitasatospora acidiphila genomic DNA contains:
- a CDS encoding FmdB family zinc ribbon protein, which yields MPTYQYQCTECGNGLEVVQKFTDEALTVCPNCQGRLRKVFSAVGVVFKGSGFYRTDSRSSSSSSVSSGSSANGSSASNGSSGSSSSSSSASSSSSSSSSSTSTSSTSSAAS from the coding sequence GTGCCCACGTACCAGTACCAGTGCACCGAGTGCGGCAACGGCCTTGAGGTGGTGCAGAAGTTCACCGACGAGGCTCTGACCGTCTGCCCGAACTGCCAGGGCCGCCTGCGCAAGGTCTTCTCGGCGGTGGGCGTGGTCTTCAAGGGCTCGGGCTTCTACCGGACGGACAGCCGGTCCTCGTCGAGCAGCTCGGTGTCGTCGGGCTCGTCCGCGAACGGCTCGTCGGCGTCGAACGGCTCCTCGGGCTCGTCGAGCTCGTCCTCGTCCGCGTCCTCGTCGAGCTCCAGCAGCTCGTCGTCGACGTCGACCTCTTCGACCTCCTCCGCCGCGAGCTGA
- the dacB gene encoding D-alanyl-D-alanine carboxypeptidase/D-alanyl-D-alanine endopeptidase, giving the protein MDSQRDLGPDITAIMNKPAYEHAQWGLLEIDPESGRVIHSRYPDQFFMPGSTIKLITISSAWHALGPDHRFTTPVNELGHRNGSTLTGNLALVAQGDLTMGGRTKPDGSVDFTPIDHTYANDIPGATLTPEDPLAGLDEIAHQVRDSGITTVDGDVVIDPRLFTPPALNPQPTPLIINDNVIDLLTTPASPGQPAQLSWRPQVAPYQVTSNVRTVEAGGTTDIQVTASPDGTRITLSGTIAADAKPTLKISQIQDPNAFGRTALIEALGRAGVTVTAPPTGPNPDGTLPASYTGTPQAAAFVSPPYHEYAKLILNVSHNLGANLALCNMAVSRGSKNCFDGFPVIHDFLTQTANVDPTQFQMADGRGDVPVDRVTPTGLNQLLAYWLRTPDADAFRTSLPILGVSGTGALFCTTNCPAKGKVFAKPGTIIGFDQLNQQFAINAQTYAGYLEADDGHLYTFFVGVNGAAAPNIQGFFDVNDDVDEIAVILQQEACAERGAGRPRHKAITSARRSLPRIVRP; this is encoded by the coding sequence ATGGACTCTCAGCGCGACCTCGGGCCCGACATCACGGCGATCATGAACAAGCCCGCGTACGAGCACGCGCAGTGGGGTCTGCTGGAGATCGACCCCGAGAGCGGGCGGGTCATCCACTCCAGGTACCCCGACCAGTTCTTCATGCCGGGTTCGACCATCAAGCTGATCACCATCTCCAGTGCCTGGCACGCCCTCGGCCCGGACCACCGCTTCACCACGCCGGTCAACGAGCTCGGACACCGCAATGGATCGACCCTCACCGGGAACCTGGCGCTCGTCGCCCAGGGCGACCTCACCATGGGCGGCCGGACCAAGCCGGACGGCTCCGTCGACTTCACCCCCATCGACCACACCTACGCCAACGACATCCCGGGCGCCACCCTCACGCCGGAGGACCCGCTCGCCGGCCTGGACGAGATCGCCCACCAGGTCCGCGACTCGGGCATCACCACGGTCGACGGCGATGTCGTCATCGACCCGCGGCTGTTCACGCCCCCGGCGCTCAACCCCCAGCCGACACCCCTCATCATCAACGACAACGTCATCGACCTGCTCACCACGCCGGCCTCCCCCGGGCAGCCCGCCCAGCTGAGCTGGCGCCCGCAGGTCGCGCCGTACCAGGTCACCTCCAACGTCCGGACGGTGGAGGCCGGTGGCACCACCGACATCCAGGTCACCGCGTCCCCCGACGGCACGCGGATCACGCTCTCCGGCACGATCGCCGCCGACGCCAAGCCCACCCTGAAGATCTCCCAGATCCAGGACCCCAACGCATTCGGGCGCACAGCCCTGATCGAGGCCCTGGGCCGCGCCGGCGTCACCGTCACCGCCCCGCCGACCGGGCCCAACCCGGACGGCACGCTGCCCGCCTCGTACACCGGCACTCCCCAGGCGGCCGCCTTCGTCTCGCCGCCGTACCACGAGTACGCCAAGTTGATCCTGAACGTCAGCCACAACCTCGGCGCCAACCTGGCCCTGTGCAACATGGCCGTGAGCCGCGGCAGCAAGAACTGCTTCGACGGATTCCCGGTCATCCACGACTTCCTCACCCAGACGGCAAACGTCGACCCGACCCAGTTCCAGATGGCGGACGGACGCGGCGATGTTCCGGTCGACCGTGTCACACCCACCGGGCTCAACCAGCTGCTCGCGTACTGGCTGCGCACTCCCGACGCGGACGCGTTCCGCACCTCACTGCCGATCCTCGGTGTGTCCGGCACGGGAGCCCTCTTCTGCACCACCAACTGCCCGGCCAAGGGCAAGGTCTTCGCCAAGCCCGGCACCATCATCGGCTTCGACCAGCTCAACCAGCAGTTCGCCATCAACGCGCAGACGTACGCGGGCTACCTCGAGGCGGACGACGGCCACCTCTACACCTTCTTCGTCGGCGTCAACGGCGCGGCGGCACCGAACATCCAGGGGTTCTTCGACGTCAACGACGACGTTGACGAGATCGCCGTCATCCTCCAGCAGGAGGCATGCGCAGAACGCGGCGCCGGCCGCCCGCGCCACAAGGCCATCACGTCCGCCCGAAGATCCCTCCCCCGGATCGTTCGTCCCTAG
- a CDS encoding MerR family transcriptional regulator, with the protein MFTIGDFARHGRVSVRMLRHYDAIGLLRPAHVDPATGYRHYTAAQLARLNRVIALKDLGFTLQQVQDIVEDKVATDEMRGMLRLRRAELETAMAAAAMRLVQVEARLRAIESEGRMPTNDVIIKSLPAVRLAELTATAASFEPGDISPVIGPLYEELFQLLAAAGITPTGPGIAYYEDAPEGDGRISVHAAVQVSAALQDGAFQVLDLPSVDQAATIVHRGPMDTVLPTAQTLAHWIDGNGYQSAGYPREIYLECPENRDDWVTELQAPVARA; encoded by the coding sequence ATGTTCACCATCGGAGACTTCGCCCGGCACGGCCGCGTCTCGGTCCGGATGCTGCGTCACTATGACGCGATCGGCCTGCTGCGCCCTGCCCATGTCGACCCTGCCACCGGCTATCGCCACTACACCGCCGCCCAACTCGCCCGGCTCAACCGCGTCATCGCGCTCAAGGACCTCGGCTTCACGCTCCAGCAGGTGCAGGACATCGTCGAGGACAAGGTCGCCACGGACGAGATGCGTGGCATGCTGCGGCTGCGGCGGGCCGAGTTGGAGACCGCCATGGCCGCGGCGGCCATGCGGCTGGTGCAGGTCGAGGCGAGGCTCCGAGCGATCGAGAGCGAGGGGCGCATGCCCACGAATGACGTCATCATCAAGAGCCTCCCGGCCGTGCGGCTGGCGGAGCTCACCGCGACGGCCGCGAGCTTCGAGCCCGGCGACATCAGCCCCGTCATCGGGCCTCTCTACGAGGAGCTGTTCCAGCTACTGGCGGCAGCCGGGATCACTCCCACGGGCCCCGGCATCGCCTACTACGAGGACGCCCCGGAGGGTGACGGGCGGATCAGCGTCCACGCCGCCGTCCAGGTCTCCGCCGCCCTCCAGGACGGCGCCTTCCAGGTGCTCGACCTGCCGTCCGTCGACCAAGCGGCGACCATCGTGCATCGCGGCCCGATGGACACCGTGCTGCCCACGGCCCAGACCCTGGCCCACTGGATCGACGGCAACGGCTACCAGTCGGCCGGATACCCCCGGGAGATCTACCTGGAGTGCCCGGAGAACCGCGACGACTGGGTGACGGAACTCCAGGCACCGGTGGCCCGGGCCTGA